A genomic window from Corynebacterium fournieri includes:
- a CDS encoding choice-of-anchor I family protein → MSGSRIRRTGLAAACAAALALGAASPVGATVVAEPVKDLADGATADISVLGSYDAGAFEQSAAEIVAFHPASKHILTVNALSGKIDVLDATDLSAPKKLGEVSGGENTTINSVAVRDDGLAVATVEPENKTDDGELIFFDAANPSTVLGRVGVGALPDMVTISPDGQYALVANEGEPAEDYSYDPEGSVAVVKLPAAVGAAKQSDVRIADFRAFEGTLAAKGVHIFGQVGDSTTEAQNLEPEYIAVEGGKAYVTLQENNAVAVVDIATATVEDVWPLGYTDRREVPMDFSDKDEKIDVRTAPVKGILQPDSIAAYEVDGTTYLVLANEGDGRDWEGYSEEERVKKLGKKDVPPICEGYAGMTAAEIEDFQEDENAGRLKITTAFGLNEEKNCFEDLYTFGGRSFSIFTADGTRVFDSGAEFEQITAKLLPEHFNTNHTENELESRSDDKGPEPEGVTIGEIGGRTYAFIGFERLGGVIVYDITDPAKATYQAYINNRDFTVNMEELTEQGDDAVKAGLDKVGDLGAEGLTFVPAADSPNGENLLLVGNEVSGTTTVFQVDSLIEQDRPTAPAPSDSAEDNSATSSLSRGGVIALALSAVALVIGALGLVGNAMAAVLPR, encoded by the coding sequence ATGTCTGGATCGCGCATCCGCCGCACCGGCCTCGCCGCCGCCTGCGCTGCCGCACTCGCACTCGGTGCGGCCTCCCCCGTTGGGGCAACCGTCGTTGCTGAGCCGGTGAAAGACCTCGCCGACGGCGCCACAGCCGACATCTCCGTGCTCGGCTCCTACGACGCCGGCGCGTTTGAGCAGTCCGCCGCAGAAATTGTGGCGTTCCACCCGGCTTCCAAGCACATCCTCACCGTCAACGCGCTCAGCGGCAAGATTGACGTGCTGGACGCCACCGACCTGAGCGCACCGAAGAAGCTCGGCGAGGTCTCCGGCGGCGAGAACACCACCATCAACTCCGTTGCGGTGCGTGACGACGGCCTCGCGGTCGCCACCGTCGAGCCGGAAAACAAGACCGACGACGGCGAGCTGATCTTCTTCGACGCCGCCAACCCGAGCACGGTGCTTGGCCGGGTCGGCGTGGGTGCCCTGCCGGACATGGTGACCATTTCCCCGGATGGTCAGTACGCCCTGGTGGCGAACGAGGGTGAGCCAGCCGAGGACTACTCCTACGACCCGGAGGGTAGCGTAGCCGTCGTCAAGCTGCCTGCCGCTGTGGGCGCCGCAAAGCAGTCCGATGTGCGCATCGCGGACTTCCGCGCATTCGAGGGCACGTTGGCTGCGAAGGGCGTGCACATTTTCGGCCAGGTGGGCGATTCCACCACCGAGGCGCAGAACCTAGAGCCGGAATACATCGCGGTCGAAGGCGGCAAGGCGTACGTGACGCTGCAGGAGAACAACGCCGTGGCCGTGGTGGACATCGCCACCGCCACCGTCGAGGACGTCTGGCCGCTGGGCTACACGGACCGCCGCGAAGTGCCCATGGACTTTTCCGACAAGGACGAAAAGATCGACGTCCGCACCGCGCCGGTCAAGGGCATCCTGCAGCCGGACTCCATCGCCGCCTACGAGGTGGACGGCACCACCTACCTGGTACTGGCAAACGAGGGCGACGGCCGCGACTGGGAGGGCTACTCCGAAGAAGAGCGCGTAAAGAAGCTCGGCAAGAAGGACGTCCCGCCAATCTGCGAGGGCTACGCAGGCATGACCGCCGCCGAGATCGAGGACTTCCAAGAGGACGAAAACGCGGGCCGGTTGAAGATCACCACAGCGTTTGGCCTGAACGAGGAGAAAAACTGCTTCGAAGACCTCTACACGTTCGGCGGCCGCAGCTTCTCCATCTTCACCGCAGACGGCACACGCGTGTTTGATTCCGGCGCCGAGTTCGAACAGATCACGGCCAAACTTCTTCCGGAGCATTTCAACACCAACCACACGGAAAACGAGCTCGAGTCCCGCTCCGACGACAAGGGCCCGGAGCCGGAGGGCGTCACAATCGGAGAGATCGGCGGCCGCACCTACGCGTTCATCGGCTTCGAGCGCCTCGGCGGGGTGATCGTCTACGACATCACGGACCCCGCCAAGGCGACCTACCAGGCATACATCAACAACCGCGACTTCACCGTGAACATGGAAGAACTCACGGAGCAGGGCGACGACGCCGTGAAAGCCGGCCTGGATAAAGTCGGCGACCTCGGCGCAGAGGGCCTGACGTTCGTGCCCGCCGCAGACTCTCCCAACGGCGAGAACCTTCTGCTTGTGGGCAACGAAGTCTCCGGCACCACCACCGTGTTCCAGGTTGATTCCCTGATCGAGCAGGATCGCCCCACAGCGCCTGCCCCCTCCGATTCTGCAGAGGACAACTCTGCGACAAGCAGCCTGTCCAGGGGCGGCGTGATTGCGCTCGCGCTATCCGCAGTAGCCCTGGTAATCGGTGCTTTGGGCCTGGTAGGCAACGCTATGGCGGCAGTTCTGCCAAGGTAG